The Aerococcus loyolae genome contains the following window.
TCCTTGTCGTCATCAACGATCAATAATTTCACAAGGATCCCTCCTCTGTTCTTTTCAACTCAACCAACTGCGCGCTGGTCTGAGTGTCACTTTTCACTTTTCTTCTATTCTACCAAAGATCTGCCCGCCAATAATCCGATCTGCTTTAAAATCTGCTTAAGAAAAGCTTAAATTCAAAGCCATTCAGCCAACTTTGCCCTTTTTTGCTAAAAACATGCTTAGCTTTTTTATGTATTATTCTAATTATCCTTAACCTATAATAAATTGGACCGGGCTGGTGCCCCCTATAAAATGACTATAAATATTCTAAAAGCGAGTAGACCGGGATGATCTCATTTAAGCTCCTCTTCCTACCTAACTAGGCAAATAACGGTTGCTAGCCTAAAGCTTTCCTTAAAAATTGGGTCAGCTTTTCAAAAAAATGTCAGCCGTGGTAAGATTAAGAGAGTAGTAAAAACATGCGAGAGGATTTGAAAATAAATGACTCAATACCATACTGTCCAATTAAGTGATGCGGACCATAACCACTTCGTTGAAAACCATCCCAATGGCGACCTGTTGCAGCTCACTGACTGGGCCAAGGCTAAAGAATTCACCGGTTGGTACTCCAAAAATGTTGCTGTGGCTGATGAAGCCGGTGACGTTCAAGCAGTAGCTAACATTCAATTCAAGAAAATCAAAGGCACCCCCTTGACCTTTGCCTACGCTTCGCGGGGCTTTGTGGTGGATTATGACAACCATGATGCCGTAGCTGCCATCAGCCAAGCAGCAGTAAAGGCAGCTAAAAAAGAACGTGCCGTTTATCTCAAGATTGACCCCGACTTGGAGCGAGAGGGCAATGAAGAAACGCTAAAACTTTTGGAGACCCTTGGCTTTCGCCATACTGGTTTTAAGGATGGGATGAGCGAACAATATATCCAACCCCGCCAAACCATGTACACCCCCATCGATCAATCGGATGAAGACTTGCTCAATTCCTATGAAGCGAAGACCAGAAACCTGGTTCGTAAGGCCATGAAGTCGGGGTTAGAAGTTTTTGAAGGTAGCCGGGAAGAATTGGATGTCTTCCACCGGTTGATGGAAGAGACAGGCGAACGGGACGGTTTTGCCACTCGAGATATTTCCTACTTCGAAGCCCTTTACGACAGTCTCCACCCCCAAGGCCACTTATATTATTTTATGATTAAGCTGATGCCGGACAAGATGGAGGAAGAAGCCCGTAAGGAACTAGCACTCATCGAAAAAGACCGCGAAAAGGTGGAAACCCGCCGCGACAGTAAGAAGAAAACCAACCAATTGAAGGAACTAGCGACCCGGCAAGAAAAACAAGAAAAATTAATTGCCGATGCGGACGAATTGCGTAAGGAACATCCTCATGGTCTCCCCCTGTCAGCAGCCATTCTTTGCTTCTGTGGTAAGAAGGCCTACTATCTCTATGCTGCTTCTTCTAACCACTACCGCAAGCTCAGTCCCAACTACCAACTCCAATATGACCTCATGCGTTTTGCCCGCGATAAAGGGGCCGAGACTTACGACTTTGGCGGGGTCAGCGTCGACCCTGATGAGGATTCCCCTTACCGGGGGCTTTGGGTCTTCAAACGCATGTGGGGGACTAAGGTCTCGGATAAAATCGGAGAATTTGACTACATCCTCATTCCAGGCCTCTACCAATTGATGACCTACGCTATTCCTAGAGTCCGCCATTTAATGAAGGGCTTCCGTAACAAAGAAGATAATGAATAAAATGTTAAATGAATAGAGACAAGTGAAAAGCCCTCAAGCATCTGCTTGAAGGCTTTTTTAACTGCTTATTTTTCTCTTAATTCCCAATCTAAGGTATAGCTATTCGGACCGGCATAATTGACATAGAATTTCTTATATTTGCGCCAATTGAAGACACTATTACCGTAGTTAAGGGCTGATTGGATGGAGCTAAAGCGACGGGGCTCACGAACAAAGCCATGTTTTGTATTGACCTTGGCCGTTTGGGCTGGTTTTTCTGTACTGCTTTCAGTCCTTGGCTTTTCAGCTGGAACTTCTGCTTTGGCAGGCGCTTGGACCACTAACTTGTCGCCTGGGTGGAGCATGTAGCCAGCACCTAACTTGTTCCAGGTCATCAAGTCTTGGATACTTACCCCATATTTGTGGCTAATTCGCCAGAGCGAGTCGCCTGATTGGACGGTGTAGGATGTCTTAGGCGTTGTGGTTTCAGCGGGCTTGCTTGTTTCAGTACTTGGCTTTTTACTTGGAACTTCTGCTTTGGCAGGGGCTTGAACCACTAACTTGTCCCCTGGGTGGAGCATGTAACCTGAACCTAACTTGTTCCAGGTCATCAAGTCTTGGATACTTACCCCATATTTGTGGCTAATTCGCCAGAGCGAGTCGCCTGATTGGACGGTGTAGGATGTCTTAGGCGTTGTGGTTTCAGCGGGCTTGCTTGCTTCAGTCCTTGGCTTTTCAGCTGGAGCTGCTGCTTTGGCAGGCGCTTGGACCACTAACTTGTCGCCTGGGTGGAGCATGTAGCCTGAACCTAACTTGTTCCAGGTCATCAAGTCTTGGATACTTACCCCATACTTGTGGCTGATTCTCCAGAGTGAGTCGCCTGATTGAACGGTGTAGGATGCCTTAGTCGTTGTAGACTCGGCGGGCTTGCTTGTTTCAGTACTTGGTTTTTCAGCCGGAGTGTCTGCCTTGGCAGGTGCTTGGACCACTAACTTGTCGCCTGGATGTAACATGTAGCCTGAGCCTAACTTGTTCCAGATCATCAAGTCTTGGATACTTACCCCATACTTGTGACTGATTCTCCAAAGTGAGTCCCCCGATTGGACAGTGTGAGAACCGCTAGCAGTTGAGCTTCCTG
Protein-coding sequences here:
- a CDS encoding lipid II:glycine glycyltransferase FemX; this translates as MTQYHTVQLSDADHNHFVENHPNGDLLQLTDWAKAKEFTGWYSKNVAVADEAGDVQAVANIQFKKIKGTPLTFAYASRGFVVDYDNHDAVAAISQAAVKAAKKERAVYLKIDPDLEREGNEETLKLLETLGFRHTGFKDGMSEQYIQPRQTMYTPIDQSDEDLLNSYEAKTRNLVRKAMKSGLEVFEGSREELDVFHRLMEETGERDGFATRDISYFEALYDSLHPQGHLYYFMIKLMPDKMEEEARKELALIEKDREKVETRRDSKKKTNQLKELATRQEKQEKLIADADELRKEHPHGLPLSAAILCFCGKKAYYLYAASSNHYRKLSPNYQLQYDLMRFARDKGAETYDFGGVSVDPDEDSPYRGLWVFKRMWGTKVSDKIGEFDYILIPGLYQLMTYAIPRVRHLMKGFRNKEDNE
- a CDS encoding LysM peptidoglycan-binding domain-containing protein: MKARKETMNQYSKWLSLASLSLLSAAALQAVASPEVKAEANPVSASSGWVEEGQSFKTVDQAMNYGSQHADWSKYKQYRVNYAGPNRYVLKWELRNPQAGQTLAGSDSQASQSNEQTKPSLTKGSPAGSSTASGSHTVQSGDSLWRISHKYGVSIQDLMIWNKLGSGYMLHPGDKLVVQAPAKADTPAEKPSTETSKPAESTTTKASYTVQSGDSLWRISHKYGVSIQDLMTWNKLGSGYMLHPGDKLVVQAPAKAAAPAEKPRTEASKPAETTTPKTSYTVQSGDSLWRISHKYGVSIQDLMTWNKLGSGYMLHPGDKLVVQAPAKAEVPSKKPSTETSKPAETTTPKTSYTVQSGDSLWRISHKYGVSIQDLMTWNKLGAGYMLHPGDKLVVQAPAKAEVPAEKPRTESSTEKPAQTAKVNTKHGFVREPRRFSSIQSALNYGNSVFNWRKYKKFYVNYAGPNSYTLDWELREK